A region from the Corallococcus soli genome encodes:
- a CDS encoding EndoU domain-containing protein — MRLPGSLACFFLALSVAPAVWAGGGVFVSDERVDAVEQPESSTVVFAVEPGVTYPLVKKGGPARAWCKLQGPKVEGWVLCDGTPTEAIQKAPDTDALVRADHANTRQQQAARGGGALSDVTTPGIAATESGLAGGKDSALEAPGDEVIVRAPASQALAPPPVPGKDGAPACATTCENTPLFAKAPALSALDREVLDLCPARPDASVSAADVQRFFAKHYDDARVQRALSAAGRPGAGSRQANLEWLTSLWVSTGPRNAFTHIFCGDDWQRGPIGGLHFLPRYAQLEAEGKLCYQGPGKGEEALRGEQYLIRFRGNAPWSCGVKRLGGFSSTQDAVSIAAIGTRAFAHCCARGGAKKEGGVYSAPDIGGGNWRIWCGTRNGTYGIATLHPTDDAATCAE; from the coding sequence ATGCGCCTTCCCGGGTCGCTCGCCTGCTTCTTCCTGGCCCTCTCCGTGGCCCCCGCCGTCTGGGCCGGGGGTGGAGTCTTCGTCTCCGACGAGCGCGTGGACGCCGTGGAGCAGCCGGAGTCCTCCACGGTCGTCTTCGCCGTCGAACCGGGGGTGACCTATCCGCTCGTGAAGAAGGGGGGCCCGGCGCGCGCGTGGTGCAAGCTCCAGGGCCCCAAGGTCGAAGGCTGGGTGCTGTGTGATGGCACCCCCACGGAGGCCATCCAGAAGGCCCCGGACACGGACGCCCTCGTGAGGGCGGACCACGCGAACACGCGGCAGCAGCAGGCGGCCCGCGGCGGTGGCGCCCTGTCCGACGTGACGACCCCGGGCATCGCGGCGACCGAGTCCGGGCTCGCGGGAGGCAAGGACTCCGCGCTGGAAGCCCCAGGCGATGAGGTCATCGTCCGCGCGCCCGCGAGCCAGGCGCTCGCGCCCCCTCCGGTGCCCGGCAAGGACGGGGCACCGGCCTGCGCGACCACCTGCGAGAACACGCCCCTCTTCGCCAAGGCCCCCGCGCTGTCCGCGCTGGACCGCGAGGTGCTGGATCTGTGCCCCGCGCGTCCCGATGCGAGCGTGAGCGCGGCGGACGTGCAGCGCTTCTTCGCGAAGCACTATGACGACGCCCGCGTGCAGCGGGCGCTCTCCGCGGCGGGCCGGCCGGGAGCGGGCTCGCGGCAGGCGAACCTCGAATGGCTCACGAGCCTCTGGGTGAGCACCGGCCCGCGCAACGCCTTCACCCACATCTTCTGCGGGGATGACTGGCAGCGCGGGCCCATTGGCGGGCTGCACTTCCTGCCGCGCTACGCGCAGCTCGAGGCGGAGGGAAAGCTCTGCTACCAGGGCCCCGGCAAGGGAGAGGAAGCCCTGCGCGGTGAGCAGTACCTGATCCGCTTCCGGGGCAACGCCCCCTGGTCCTGCGGGGTGAAGCGGCTCGGGGGCTTCTCCTCGACGCAGGACGCGGTCTCCATCGCCGCCATCGGGACGCGCGCCTTCGCCCACTGCTGTGCCCGGGGTGGAGCGAAGAAGGAAGGCGGCGTGTACTCGGCGCCGGACATCGGGGGCGGCAACTGGCGCATCTGGTGCGGCACGCGCAACGGCACCTACGGCATCGCCACGCTGCACCCGACGGACGACGCCGCCACCTGCGCGGAGTAG
- a CDS encoding SDR family NAD(P)-dependent oxidoreductase translates to MKLMNFRGRWVLITGASSGLGLEMARLLAKEHGAHIIAVARREDRLLALKAELEGAHGVQVLPLTADLTKPGEAERVHAAAVETRAVDGVILNAGVTFFGHVLEQPPESFATMLATNVTSVVRMSQLFAADFVKRGGQGSLMLVASTAGFAPLPYQTTYAATKAFVISFGRGMAQELRKAGVSITVFAPGGIATEMLSLSGLDRKFKAGDLGIMSAEACARIAVDAMVHRRELAVPGVLNRFLAMTMKLLPHGFMAQRAAALYEGGLPKEPPVP, encoded by the coding sequence ATGAAACTGATGAATTTCCGAGGCCGCTGGGTGCTCATCACTGGCGCGTCGTCCGGCCTGGGGCTGGAGATGGCCCGCCTGCTCGCGAAGGAGCACGGCGCCCACATCATCGCCGTGGCACGCCGGGAGGACCGGCTGCTCGCGCTCAAGGCGGAGCTGGAGGGCGCGCACGGCGTGCAGGTGCTGCCCCTCACCGCGGACCTCACGAAGCCCGGTGAGGCCGAGCGCGTGCATGCCGCCGCCGTGGAGACGCGCGCCGTGGACGGCGTCATCCTCAACGCGGGCGTCACCTTCTTCGGCCACGTGCTGGAGCAGCCGCCCGAGTCCTTCGCCACGATGCTCGCCACCAACGTCACCAGCGTGGTGCGGATGTCCCAGCTCTTCGCGGCGGACTTCGTCAAACGCGGAGGGCAGGGGTCGCTGATGCTCGTCGCCAGCACGGCGGGCTTCGCGCCGCTGCCGTACCAGACGACCTACGCGGCGACGAAGGCGTTCGTCATCAGCTTCGGGCGGGGCATGGCCCAGGAGCTGCGCAAGGCGGGCGTGTCCATCACCGTCTTCGCGCCGGGCGGCATCGCCACGGAGATGCTGTCGCTGTCGGGCCTGGACCGGAAGTTCAAGGCGGGCGACCTGGGCATCATGTCCGCGGAGGCCTGCGCGCGCATCGCCGTGGACGCGATGGTGCACCGTCGCGAGCTGGCCGTGCCCGGGGTCCTCAACCGCTTCCTCGCCATGACGATGAAGCTGCTGCCCCACGGCTTCATGGCCCAGCGGGCCGCCGCGCTGTACGAGGGCGGGCTCCCGAAGGAGCCTCCCGTCCCCTGA